Proteins from one Setaria italica strain Yugu1 chromosome V, Setaria_italica_v2.0, whole genome shotgun sequence genomic window:
- the LOC101778963 gene encoding uncharacterized protein LOC101778963 isoform X1 encodes MAERKLDRPAALGKDGLSLGIEEDRAAAAAMGFVDDSKDQLHLDNSIPLSPQWLYAKPADGKISLPHGSSFEPAEREVRMLEGTVDRKERRRNIFDADSSLRWLEEERETSLLGRRERKKEVERDVDNRKIDRRSDNVSARDNTDSRAPPASDRWNDGSTRTLGNEGRRDGKWSTRWGPDDKEKDSRSEKKADAEKDETHAEKQTFTGRLLSESDSRDKWRPRHRQESHSAGTATYRAAPGFGSEKGRVKDSNVGFAPGRGRGNPNSVTSFSRPSSAGPIGAPAVHGKSAKAAGSFRYPRGKLLDIYRQKNMMSSFDDAKLEEIPSITLSTSAKPLAFVAPDTVEEALLEDIRKGKVISSEGSNATGNKKERAKELEELASGIDDDKEKAAVAFGGLGQEGSSGLISEKDAFYDNRTLSSGVGTSPPKRPMEENAGSNEYGITGIQEGLKTDEAKSSADPDLSTKLPDDSNTLFDVAPFEHRSETPMPYQNSDMDMKSGGHASYPEELTLYYLDPQGGMQGPFLGADIISWYEDGYFGLELPVRLSQAPDDVPFRPLVEVMPHLGQKPQSHPPALCDENAESLDSAQSKFEAAIPTPASSGKGDQASKWDSESNAVDPKRSDHEASLPSRTGWLSSPETGKDIANISNRQQHIPESVPQDAEEVLYTGRPNSSIGQSVRDLENDRADFQLASRDPHSGVGEANLPQHDVPRESDLSPLGLLWSELEGMHPKQPLSSNVLGLNERRSPKPTAPKDIPPVNIRHGQLSRMNEASSIRDEWPANFGRLDGMNDANIPGRIPQVEAEHHLNFEEQLLLQQIRREQLQQEQMMARNNLEFPGPFPGQVFDSLHQHRQPMNQPLSDVEHLLRVQFELDQQQQRRQQLQQEQHQRQLQQQRQAQLLQQQQQQQQQQQQMILEQLLQQQLQGSNFGPANMVDQVLLREHVLNELHQQPHHLQRQHDAAIEQLIQAKFGHGLHREHHNDMLDVLSRPNQRQMLPLEQQILLGLQHEQLQSQQLANALRQHSGREEERHLSGVWPMDDAAQFIRPGTSPNQGHASRHGRFDLLENLQRSSSFEQHEPLDRSLSLHERLHRGGQGIHSLERSGSLPGGGPVPNPDVINALARHHGLGQLETHGDLYSLGQMPMLPSGVHPQQHRLQEQHSGSHLGRLERHWSDANGQLQNSLMESSRINQLQIEAEKQRRNVEMNLAADNPHAWAALMNKERNAEQDLSDMIHKKLVLQSQQSLGFPDVPVPASFGRKDHFAQPVVENPLRSPVDRLSFEESLAERSLFSKTGQSAQEGSVNLDSLTNSIENSGKYNLRSGSGSMLEQKHFLGIDDVQRDFSDVTGGRASANHLVGSVNELTRGKKQGSSVNLAGDDTNFSEEAVNNWSDSGISKGSSHSLLKRSTNQHPATSQAVSTDLSTIRMKKAGLASSDENKMEPGVVSSVAQAMETSVPSNKETGAYSMPSATNNPDASGPSFSEALKSKKPPLQYDTSESADGGPGGKGAKKKAKKGKQIDPSLLGFKVHSNRIMMGEIVRDD; translated from the exons ATGGCGGAGAGGAAGCTGGATCGACCCGCCGCGCTCGGGAAAG ATGGGTTGTCGCTTGGGATCGAGGAGgacagggccgccgccgccgccatggggtTCGTCGACGACTCCAAAG ATCAGCTGCACCTGGATAACAGCATTCCTCTGTCTCCTCAGTGGCTCTACGCCAAACCGGCTGATGGAAAG ATTTCACTGCCTCATGGGTCCTCCTTTGAGCCTGCTGAAAGGGAAGTGAGGATGCTGGAAGGAACTGTTGATAGGAAAGAACGAAGGCGGAATATATTTGATGCTGACAGTAGTCTTCGTTGGCTTGAAGAGGAGAGGGAAACAAGCTTGCTTGGGAGGAGGGAGCGCAAGAAGGAAGTGGAGCGGGATGTTGATAACCGTAAAATTGATCGTCGATCTGACAATGTTTCTGCAAGGGATAACACTGATTCACGTGCACCTCCTGCATCTGATAGGTGGAATGATGGTTCCACCCGTACCTTGGGGAATGAGGGTCGCCGTGATGGAAAATGGTCAACAAGATGGGGACCTGATGACAAGGAGAAGGACTCTAGGTCAGAAAAGAAGGCTGACGCAGAAAAGGATGAAACACATGCTGAAAAGCAGACATTTACAGGAAGGCTTCTGTCTGAGTCTGATTCCCGTGATAAATGGAGGCCTCGTCACCGTCAGGAAAGTCATTCTGCCGGGACTGCAACATACCGCGCTGCTCCAGGCTTTGGATCGGAGAAAGGGCGTGTAAAGGACTCAAATGTTGGCTTTGCCCCTGGAAGAGGCAGGGGAAACCCAAACTCAGTCACATCCTTCAGCCGGCCATCATCTGCAGGACCAATTGGTGCTCCAGCTGTGCACGGGAAGTCTGCAAAAGCTGCTGGTAGTTTCCGCTACCCAAGAGGGAAGCTTCTGGATATATACAGGCAAAAAAATATGATGTCATCCTTTGATGATGCTAAACTGGAGGAAATTCCTTCCATCACACTCTCTACTTCTGCAAAACCACTAGCCTTTGTTGCACCGGATACTGTTGAAGAG GCTCTTCTGGAAGATATTAGAAAGGGTAAAGTCATTAGCAGCGAGGGAAGCAATGCAACTGgaaacaagaaagagagggCAAAAGAGCTTGAAG AACTGGCTTCTGGTATTGATGACGACAAGGAAAAGGCTGCTGTTGCATTTGGTGGGTTGGGTCAAGAAGGATCTTCAGGTTTAATCTCGGAGAAGGATGCCTTCTATGACAACCGTACGCTTTCTAGTGGTGTTGGTACATCTCCACCAAAGAGACCTATGGAGGAAAATGCTGGCAGTAATGAGTATGGTATTACTGGCATTCAGGAAGGTTTGAAAACTGATGAAGCCAAGTCAAGTGCTGATCCTGATCTTAGCACTAAGCTACCAGATGATTCAAACACTCTGTTTGATGTGGCACCCTTTGAGCATCGTTCAGAAACCCCTATGCCGTACCAAAACAGTGACATGGATATGAAATCAGGTGGCCATGCTAGTTACCCGGAGGAGTTGACATTATATTATCTGGATCCACAAGGAGGCATGCAGGGTCCATTTCTGGGTGCTGACATAATCTCCTGGTATGAAGATGGGTACTTTGGTTTGGAGTTACCTGTGCGTTTGTCTCAGGCTCCAGATGATGTTCCTTTCCGCCCACTTGTTGAAGTCATGCCACACCTTGGACAGAAACCGCAATCTCATCCGCCTGCACTCTGTGATGAAAATGCTGAATCTTTGGATTCTGCTCAGAGTAAATTTGAGGCTGCAATCCCTACTCCTGCTTCTTCTGGGAAAGGTGACCAAGCTTCCAAATGGGATTCTGAAAGCAATGCAGTCGATCCTAAAAGAAGTGATCATGAAGCATCATTACCTTCGCGTACTGGTTGGTTATCTTCACCTGAAACAGGAAAGGATATAGCAAATATCAGTAATCGCCAGCAGCACATTCCTGAATCAGTTCCTCAGGATGCTGAAG AAGTGTTGTACACTGGGAGGCCTAATAGCAGCATTGGTCAATCCGTACGGGATCTAGAGAATGACCGTGCGGATTTCCAGTTGGCATCACGTGATCCTCATTCTGGGGTGGGAGAAGCTAATCTGCCGCAGCATGATGTCCCAAGAGAGAGTGATCTGAGTCCTCTTGGCTTGCTTTGGTCTGAGCTGGAAGGGATGCATCCAAAGCAACCTCTCTCATCGAATGTACTTGGTTTAAATGAGCGTAGAAGTCCCAAGCCTACAGCACCCAAGGACATTCCACCTGTAAACATTAGACATGGACAACTTAGCAGGATGAATGAAGCTTCCAGTATTCGTGATGAATGGCCTGCAAACTTTGGGCGGTTGGATGGTATGAATGATGCAAATATTCCAGGCAGAATCCCTCAGGTTGAGGCTGAGCATCATTTGAATTTTGAGGAGCAACTGCTGCTTCAACAGATCCGAAGGGAGCAACTGCAGCAAGAGCAAATGATGGCCCGTAACAATTTGGAGTTTCCTGGTCCGTTTCCAGGCCAGGTGTTTGATTCTTTGCACCAACACCGACAGCCTATGAATCAACCACTTTCTGACGTGGAGCATCTTTTGAGAGTCCAGTTTGAACTTGACCAGCAGCAGCAACGTCGGCAACAGCTCCAACAAGAGCAGCACCAgaggcagctgcagcagcaacgGCAAGCCCAGCTCttgcaacagcagcaacaacaacagcagcagcagcaacagatgATTCTTGAGCAACTGTTGCAGCAGCAGTTGCAGGGTTCAAATTTTGGACCAGCAAATATGGTTGATCAAGTCTTACTTCGGGAGCATGTATTAAATGAACTGCATCAACAACCACACCATTTACAAAGGCAGCATGATGCGGCGATTGAACAACTAATTCAAGCAAAATTTGGCCATGGGCTTCATAGGGAGCATCATAATGATATGTTGGATGTTCTTTCACGTCCAAATCAGAGACAGATGCTTCCTTTGGAGCAGCAAATTCTTTTAGGTCTTCAGCACGAGCAGCTTCAGTCACAACAGCTGGCTAATGCTCTGAGGCAACATTCAGGCAGGGAGGAAGAAAGGCACTTAAGTGGGGTCTGGCCGATGGATGATGCTGCCCAGTTTATCCGCCCAGGAACCAGTCCAAATCAAGGCCATGCATCTCGGCATGGTCGTTTTGATCTTCTGGAGAACCTTCAGAGATCCTCATCGTTTGAGCAGCATGAACCTCTTGATAGGAGCTTGTCCTTGCATGAGCGTTTGCATAGGGGAGGCCAAGGTATTCACTCACTCGAGCGGTCTGGTTCTTTGCCTGGTGGTGGTCCTGTACCAAACCCAGATGTTATAAATGCCCTAGCACGCCATCATGGACTTGGTCAGTTGGAAACACATGGTGATTTATATTCTTTAGGCCAAATGCCTATGCTTCCTTCAGGTGTTCATCCCCAGCAACATAGGCTTCAGGAGCAGCATTCTGGTTCTCACTTAGGAAGGCTGGAAAGGCACTGGTCAGATGCAAATGGACAACTGCAAAATAGTCTAATGGAATCTTCACGCATCAACCAGTTGCAGATTGAAGCAGAGAAGCAGAGGAGGAACGTGGAAATGAACCTTGCTGCTGACAACCCACATGCATGGGCAGCACTTATGAACAAAGAGAGGAATGCAGAACAAGATTTGAGTGATATGATTCATAAGAAACTTGTCCTTCAGTCACAACAATCTTTGGGCTTCCCTGATGTTCCAGTGCCGGCATCATTTGGGCGTAAAGATCACTTTGCACAGCCTGTTGTGGAGAATCCTTTGAGGTCCCCAGTGGACAGGTTGTCTTTTGAGGAATCTCTTGCAGAAAGGTCACTTTTTTCAAAAACAGGGCAGTCAGCGCAGGAGGGATCGGTCAACCTTGATAGTTTAACCAACAGCATTGAGAACAGTGGAAAATATAACCTTAGATCAGGCTCTGGATCAATGCTTGAGCAGAAGCATTTTCTTGGAATTGATGATGTTCAAAGGGATTTTTCAGATGTCACAGGTGGCAGAGCGTCAGCTAATCACTTGGTTGGGAGCGTCAATGAGTTGACTAGGGGAAAAAAGCAGGGTTCAAGCGTGAACTTGGCTGGGGATGATACTAATTTTTCTGAAGAAGCTGTTAACAACTG GTCTGATAGTGGCATATCAAAAGGGAGCTCTCACTCCTTACTAAAACGCTCTACAAACCAACATCCTGCTACATCCCAGGCAGTTTCTACGGATCTATCAACAATCAGGATGAAGAAGGCAGGCCTTGCGTCCTCTGATG AGAATAAGATGGAACCAGGTGTCGTCTCCTCAGTAGCCCAGGCTATGGAAACCTCTGTTCCTAGCAACAAAGAGACAGGGGCGTATAGCATGCCATCAGCCACCAACAATCCAGATGCCTCTGGTCCTTCATTCAGCGAAGCGCTGAAGTCAAAGAAACCACCGTTGCAATATGATACCTCAGAATCTGCTGACGGTGGCCCAGGTGGTAAGGGTGCAAAGAAGAAAGCAAAGAAAGGAAAGCAGATTgacccttctcttcttggcTTCAAGGTCCACAGTAACCGGATCATGATGGGCGAGATTGTTCGAGATGATTAG
- the LOC101778963 gene encoding uncharacterized protein LOC101778963 isoform X2, which translates to MAERKLDRPAALGKDGLSLGIEEDRAAAAAMGFVDDSKDQLHLDNSIPLSPQWLYAKPADGKISLPHGSSFEPAEREVRMLEGTVDRKERRRNIFDADSSLRWLEEERETSLLGRRERKKEVERDVDNRKIDRRSDNVSARDNTDSRAPPASDRWNDGSTRTLGNEGRRDGKWSTRWGPDDKEKDSRSEKKADAEKDETHAEKQTFTGRLLSESDSRDKWRPRHRQESHSAGTATYRAAPGFGSEKGRVKDSNVGFAPGRGRGNPNSVTSFSRPSSAGPIGAPAVHGKSAKAAGSFRYPRGKLLDIYRQKNMMSSFDDAKLEEIPSITLSTSAKPLAFVAPDTVEEALLEDIRKGKVISSEGSNATGNKKERAKELEELASGIDDDKEKAAVAFGGLGQEGSSGLISEKDAFYDNRTLSSGVGTSPPKRPMEENAGSNEYGITGIQEGLKTDEAKSSADPDLSTKLPDDSNTLFDVAPFEHRSETPMPYQNSDMDMKSGGHASYPEELTLYYLDPQGGMQGPFLGADIISWYEDGYFGLELPVRLSQAPDDVPFRPLVEVMPHLGQKPQSHPPALCDENAESLDSAQSKFEAAIPTPASSGKGDQASKWDSESNAVDPKRSDHEASLPSRTGWLSSPETGKDIANISNRQQHIPESVPQDAEVLYTGRPNSSIGQSVRDLENDRADFQLASRDPHSGVGEANLPQHDVPRESDLSPLGLLWSELEGMHPKQPLSSNVLGLNERRSPKPTAPKDIPPVNIRHGQLSRMNEASSIRDEWPANFGRLDGMNDANIPGRIPQVEAEHHLNFEEQLLLQQIRREQLQQEQMMARNNLEFPGPFPGQVFDSLHQHRQPMNQPLSDVEHLLRVQFELDQQQQRRQQLQQEQHQRQLQQQRQAQLLQQQQQQQQQQQQMILEQLLQQQLQGSNFGPANMVDQVLLREHVLNELHQQPHHLQRQHDAAIEQLIQAKFGHGLHREHHNDMLDVLSRPNQRQMLPLEQQILLGLQHEQLQSQQLANALRQHSGREEERHLSGVWPMDDAAQFIRPGTSPNQGHASRHGRFDLLENLQRSSSFEQHEPLDRSLSLHERLHRGGQGIHSLERSGSLPGGGPVPNPDVINALARHHGLGQLETHGDLYSLGQMPMLPSGVHPQQHRLQEQHSGSHLGRLERHWSDANGQLQNSLMESSRINQLQIEAEKQRRNVEMNLAADNPHAWAALMNKERNAEQDLSDMIHKKLVLQSQQSLGFPDVPVPASFGRKDHFAQPVVENPLRSPVDRLSFEESLAERSLFSKTGQSAQEGSVNLDSLTNSIENSGKYNLRSGSGSMLEQKHFLGIDDVQRDFSDVTGGRASANHLVGSVNELTRGKKQGSSVNLAGDDTNFSEEAVNNWSDSGISKGSSHSLLKRSTNQHPATSQAVSTDLSTIRMKKAGLASSDENKMEPGVVSSVAQAMETSVPSNKETGAYSMPSATNNPDASGPSFSEALKSKKPPLQYDTSESADGGPGGKGAKKKAKKGKQIDPSLLGFKVHSNRIMMGEIVRDD; encoded by the exons ATGGCGGAGAGGAAGCTGGATCGACCCGCCGCGCTCGGGAAAG ATGGGTTGTCGCTTGGGATCGAGGAGgacagggccgccgccgccgccatggggtTCGTCGACGACTCCAAAG ATCAGCTGCACCTGGATAACAGCATTCCTCTGTCTCCTCAGTGGCTCTACGCCAAACCGGCTGATGGAAAG ATTTCACTGCCTCATGGGTCCTCCTTTGAGCCTGCTGAAAGGGAAGTGAGGATGCTGGAAGGAACTGTTGATAGGAAAGAACGAAGGCGGAATATATTTGATGCTGACAGTAGTCTTCGTTGGCTTGAAGAGGAGAGGGAAACAAGCTTGCTTGGGAGGAGGGAGCGCAAGAAGGAAGTGGAGCGGGATGTTGATAACCGTAAAATTGATCGTCGATCTGACAATGTTTCTGCAAGGGATAACACTGATTCACGTGCACCTCCTGCATCTGATAGGTGGAATGATGGTTCCACCCGTACCTTGGGGAATGAGGGTCGCCGTGATGGAAAATGGTCAACAAGATGGGGACCTGATGACAAGGAGAAGGACTCTAGGTCAGAAAAGAAGGCTGACGCAGAAAAGGATGAAACACATGCTGAAAAGCAGACATTTACAGGAAGGCTTCTGTCTGAGTCTGATTCCCGTGATAAATGGAGGCCTCGTCACCGTCAGGAAAGTCATTCTGCCGGGACTGCAACATACCGCGCTGCTCCAGGCTTTGGATCGGAGAAAGGGCGTGTAAAGGACTCAAATGTTGGCTTTGCCCCTGGAAGAGGCAGGGGAAACCCAAACTCAGTCACATCCTTCAGCCGGCCATCATCTGCAGGACCAATTGGTGCTCCAGCTGTGCACGGGAAGTCTGCAAAAGCTGCTGGTAGTTTCCGCTACCCAAGAGGGAAGCTTCTGGATATATACAGGCAAAAAAATATGATGTCATCCTTTGATGATGCTAAACTGGAGGAAATTCCTTCCATCACACTCTCTACTTCTGCAAAACCACTAGCCTTTGTTGCACCGGATACTGTTGAAGAG GCTCTTCTGGAAGATATTAGAAAGGGTAAAGTCATTAGCAGCGAGGGAAGCAATGCAACTGgaaacaagaaagagagggCAAAAGAGCTTGAAG AACTGGCTTCTGGTATTGATGACGACAAGGAAAAGGCTGCTGTTGCATTTGGTGGGTTGGGTCAAGAAGGATCTTCAGGTTTAATCTCGGAGAAGGATGCCTTCTATGACAACCGTACGCTTTCTAGTGGTGTTGGTACATCTCCACCAAAGAGACCTATGGAGGAAAATGCTGGCAGTAATGAGTATGGTATTACTGGCATTCAGGAAGGTTTGAAAACTGATGAAGCCAAGTCAAGTGCTGATCCTGATCTTAGCACTAAGCTACCAGATGATTCAAACACTCTGTTTGATGTGGCACCCTTTGAGCATCGTTCAGAAACCCCTATGCCGTACCAAAACAGTGACATGGATATGAAATCAGGTGGCCATGCTAGTTACCCGGAGGAGTTGACATTATATTATCTGGATCCACAAGGAGGCATGCAGGGTCCATTTCTGGGTGCTGACATAATCTCCTGGTATGAAGATGGGTACTTTGGTTTGGAGTTACCTGTGCGTTTGTCTCAGGCTCCAGATGATGTTCCTTTCCGCCCACTTGTTGAAGTCATGCCACACCTTGGACAGAAACCGCAATCTCATCCGCCTGCACTCTGTGATGAAAATGCTGAATCTTTGGATTCTGCTCAGAGTAAATTTGAGGCTGCAATCCCTACTCCTGCTTCTTCTGGGAAAGGTGACCAAGCTTCCAAATGGGATTCTGAAAGCAATGCAGTCGATCCTAAAAGAAGTGATCATGAAGCATCATTACCTTCGCGTACTGGTTGGTTATCTTCACCTGAAACAGGAAAGGATATAGCAAATATCAGTAATCGCCAGCAGCACATTCCTGAATCAGTTCCTCAGGATGCTGAAG TGTTGTACACTGGGAGGCCTAATAGCAGCATTGGTCAATCCGTACGGGATCTAGAGAATGACCGTGCGGATTTCCAGTTGGCATCACGTGATCCTCATTCTGGGGTGGGAGAAGCTAATCTGCCGCAGCATGATGTCCCAAGAGAGAGTGATCTGAGTCCTCTTGGCTTGCTTTGGTCTGAGCTGGAAGGGATGCATCCAAAGCAACCTCTCTCATCGAATGTACTTGGTTTAAATGAGCGTAGAAGTCCCAAGCCTACAGCACCCAAGGACATTCCACCTGTAAACATTAGACATGGACAACTTAGCAGGATGAATGAAGCTTCCAGTATTCGTGATGAATGGCCTGCAAACTTTGGGCGGTTGGATGGTATGAATGATGCAAATATTCCAGGCAGAATCCCTCAGGTTGAGGCTGAGCATCATTTGAATTTTGAGGAGCAACTGCTGCTTCAACAGATCCGAAGGGAGCAACTGCAGCAAGAGCAAATGATGGCCCGTAACAATTTGGAGTTTCCTGGTCCGTTTCCAGGCCAGGTGTTTGATTCTTTGCACCAACACCGACAGCCTATGAATCAACCACTTTCTGACGTGGAGCATCTTTTGAGAGTCCAGTTTGAACTTGACCAGCAGCAGCAACGTCGGCAACAGCTCCAACAAGAGCAGCACCAgaggcagctgcagcagcaacgGCAAGCCCAGCTCttgcaacagcagcaacaacaacagcagcagcagcaacagatgATTCTTGAGCAACTGTTGCAGCAGCAGTTGCAGGGTTCAAATTTTGGACCAGCAAATATGGTTGATCAAGTCTTACTTCGGGAGCATGTATTAAATGAACTGCATCAACAACCACACCATTTACAAAGGCAGCATGATGCGGCGATTGAACAACTAATTCAAGCAAAATTTGGCCATGGGCTTCATAGGGAGCATCATAATGATATGTTGGATGTTCTTTCACGTCCAAATCAGAGACAGATGCTTCCTTTGGAGCAGCAAATTCTTTTAGGTCTTCAGCACGAGCAGCTTCAGTCACAACAGCTGGCTAATGCTCTGAGGCAACATTCAGGCAGGGAGGAAGAAAGGCACTTAAGTGGGGTCTGGCCGATGGATGATGCTGCCCAGTTTATCCGCCCAGGAACCAGTCCAAATCAAGGCCATGCATCTCGGCATGGTCGTTTTGATCTTCTGGAGAACCTTCAGAGATCCTCATCGTTTGAGCAGCATGAACCTCTTGATAGGAGCTTGTCCTTGCATGAGCGTTTGCATAGGGGAGGCCAAGGTATTCACTCACTCGAGCGGTCTGGTTCTTTGCCTGGTGGTGGTCCTGTACCAAACCCAGATGTTATAAATGCCCTAGCACGCCATCATGGACTTGGTCAGTTGGAAACACATGGTGATTTATATTCTTTAGGCCAAATGCCTATGCTTCCTTCAGGTGTTCATCCCCAGCAACATAGGCTTCAGGAGCAGCATTCTGGTTCTCACTTAGGAAGGCTGGAAAGGCACTGGTCAGATGCAAATGGACAACTGCAAAATAGTCTAATGGAATCTTCACGCATCAACCAGTTGCAGATTGAAGCAGAGAAGCAGAGGAGGAACGTGGAAATGAACCTTGCTGCTGACAACCCACATGCATGGGCAGCACTTATGAACAAAGAGAGGAATGCAGAACAAGATTTGAGTGATATGATTCATAAGAAACTTGTCCTTCAGTCACAACAATCTTTGGGCTTCCCTGATGTTCCAGTGCCGGCATCATTTGGGCGTAAAGATCACTTTGCACAGCCTGTTGTGGAGAATCCTTTGAGGTCCCCAGTGGACAGGTTGTCTTTTGAGGAATCTCTTGCAGAAAGGTCACTTTTTTCAAAAACAGGGCAGTCAGCGCAGGAGGGATCGGTCAACCTTGATAGTTTAACCAACAGCATTGAGAACAGTGGAAAATATAACCTTAGATCAGGCTCTGGATCAATGCTTGAGCAGAAGCATTTTCTTGGAATTGATGATGTTCAAAGGGATTTTTCAGATGTCACAGGTGGCAGAGCGTCAGCTAATCACTTGGTTGGGAGCGTCAATGAGTTGACTAGGGGAAAAAAGCAGGGTTCAAGCGTGAACTTGGCTGGGGATGATACTAATTTTTCTGAAGAAGCTGTTAACAACTG GTCTGATAGTGGCATATCAAAAGGGAGCTCTCACTCCTTACTAAAACGCTCTACAAACCAACATCCTGCTACATCCCAGGCAGTTTCTACGGATCTATCAACAATCAGGATGAAGAAGGCAGGCCTTGCGTCCTCTGATG AGAATAAGATGGAACCAGGTGTCGTCTCCTCAGTAGCCCAGGCTATGGAAACCTCTGTTCCTAGCAACAAAGAGACAGGGGCGTATAGCATGCCATCAGCCACCAACAATCCAGATGCCTCTGGTCCTTCATTCAGCGAAGCGCTGAAGTCAAAGAAACCACCGTTGCAATATGATACCTCAGAATCTGCTGACGGTGGCCCAGGTGGTAAGGGTGCAAAGAAGAAAGCAAAGAAAGGAAAGCAGATTgacccttctcttcttggcTTCAAGGTCCACAGTAACCGGATCATGATGGGCGAGATTGTTCGAGATGATTAG